Proteins encoded within one genomic window of Ostrinia nubilalis chromosome 5, ilOstNubi1.1, whole genome shotgun sequence:
- the LOC135072044 gene encoding solute carrier family 25 member 35-like, with protein MAERKKDGVGRDVTDLAMGGVSAMFATLFTNPIEVVKTRLQLQGELKARGHHAVHYKSVAHGLYVVGRTEGLAALQSGLPAMLGFQFFLNTFRLGVYRISERRGLTTDSNGRISIFKGALAAGVGGALGSIAGTPFFLVKTRLQAQAAQAIAVGHQHKHAGTFGALADIYRKEGVRGLFRGVQPQIPRGAVGSSSQMVSFSFAKEQLLERGWFRDSPLLLSFAGANLGGLVMTVCLNPFDVVATRLSNQAVDSQNRGLLYSGMTDCFVKMLRAEGARSLFKGVGANYTRLGPHTVLLLVCWDQLKALEDRIRS; from the exons ATGGCAGAGCGCAAAAAAGATGGCGTTGGGCGTGACGTCACCGACCTGGCTATGGGGGGCGTGTCCGCCATGTTCGCTACTCTCTTCACTAACCCTATTGAG GTTGTGAAGACCCGTCTCCAACTGCAAGGCGAGCTTAAGGCCCGAGGGCACCATGCCGTGCACTACAAAAGCGTGGCACACGGCCTTTACGTCGTCGGGAGGACAGAGGGCCTGGCAGCGCTGCAGAGCGGCCTGCCTGCTATGCTGGGGTTCCAGTTCTTCTTGAACACGTTTAG GTTAGGCGTATACCGCATTTCCGAACGCCGCGGCCTGACCACAGACTCCAACGGCCGTATTTCAATATTCAAGGGTGCCTTAGCAGCAGGCGTGGGGGGTGCCCTAGGGTCCATAGCGGGCACCCCCTTCTTCCTCGTGAAGACGAGGCTTCAAGCTCAAGCGGCGCAGGCGATCGCTGTGGGGCATCAGCATAAACACGCTGGCACCTTTGGAGCCCTCGCTGATATTTACAGAAAGGAAGGCGTGAGAG GTCTATTCCGAGGAGTTCAGCCTCAAATCCCTCGCGGCGCAGTCGGCAGCAGTTCCCAAATGGTCAGCTTCTCCTTCGCGAAGGAACAACTCCTGGAACGCGGATGGTTCAGAGACAGTCCACTGCTGCTGTCGTTTGCGGGTGCCAACCTGGGCGGCCTGGTCATGACGGTGTGCCTGAACCCGTTCGATGTCGTCGCTACCAGGCTGTCTAACCAAG CTGTGGACAGCCAAAACCGCGGTCTTCTCTACAGCGGCATGACGGACTGTTTTGTCAAGATGCTTCGCGCGGAGGGCGCGCGCTCGCTGTTCAAAGGCGTCGGAGCTAACTACACTCGCCTCGGGCCACATACTGTGTTACTACTGGTTTGTTGGGACCAACTAAAGGCTCTCGAAGACAGGATACGCAGCTAA